A single Anopheles arabiensis isolate DONGOLA chromosome 2, AaraD3, whole genome shotgun sequence DNA region contains:
- the LOC120894664 gene encoding electron transfer flavoprotein-ubiquinone oxidoreductase, mitochondrial — translation MARNMLNIAKYTRTLLQRPQLRHYSEASAQFPKITTHYTIHPRDKDPRWGEVDMERFVDEADLLIVGGGPAGLSAAIRAKQLAAEKGQELRVCLVEKAAEVGGHILSGACLDPVALNELIPDWKEKEAPLNTPVTHDKFSYLTESAKLPIPIFPGWPMDNRGNYVVRLGHVVAWLGQQAEELGVEIYPGTAASEILYHEDGSVKGIATGDVGIGKDGAPKDTFARGMELHAKTTIFAEGCRGHLSKQVMARFGLNAENDPQTYGIGLKEVWEIKAENHKPGLVEHTIGWPLDRHTYGGSFLYHLNEPTPLVAVGFVVGLDYVNPYLSPFQEFQRFKTHPKVRSTFEGGSRIAYGARALNEGGFQSIPKLTFPGGCLVGCGAGFMNVPRVKGSHYAMKSGMLAAESACEAIFSGATQEKAGLEPKDYPDRIKESYVWKDLYKVRNSRPSFHTGLGLFGGVAYSGFSILVGGREPWTLHHGSPDHTRLKPAKECKPIEYPKPDGKLTFDLLSSVALTGTNHEGDQPAHLTLKDDTVPVKNNLTIYDGPEARFCPAGVYEYVANDEGGNMKLQINAQNCIHCKTCDIKDVTQNINWVVPEGGGGPAYNGM, via the exons ATGGCTCGAAACATGCTCAACATTGCCAAGT ATACTCGAACACTGCTCCAGCGGCCACAACTTCGGCACTATTCCGAGGCCTCCGCACAGTTCCCGAAAATCACCACCCACTACACGATTCACCCGCGGGATAAGGATCCACGATGGGGAG AGGTCGACATGGAGCGTTTCGTCGACGAAGCGGATCTGCTCATCGTGGGCGGTGGTCCGGCCGGTCTCTCCGCAGCGATCCGGGCGAAGCAGCTAGCGGCGGAGAAGGGCCAGGAGCTGCGCGTCTGTCTCGTGGAGAAGGCGGCTGAGGTCGGGGGCCACATCCTGTCCGGCGCCTGTCTCGATCCGGTCGCCCTGAACGAGCTGATCCCGGACTGGAAGGAAAAGGAAGCCCCGCTCAACACGCCCGTCACGCACGACAAGTTCTCGTACCTCACCGAGTCGGCCAAGCTGCCCATTCCGATCTTTCCCGGCTGGCCGATGGACAACCGGGGCAACTACGTCGTGCGGTTGGGTCACGTCGTGGCCTGGCTCGGCCAGCAGGCGGAAGAGCTCGGCGTGGAGATCTACCCCGGTACGGCCGCCTCGGAGATACTGTACCACGAGGACGGTTCGGTGAAGGGCATCGCCACCGGGGACGTCGGCATCGGGAAGGACGGTGCGCCGAAGGATACGTTCGCGCGCGGCATGGAACTGCACGCGAAGACGACCATCTTTGCGGAGGGTTGCCGGGGCCACCTGTCCAAGCAGGTGATGGCCCGCTTCGGACTGAACGCGGAGAACGACCCGCAAACGTACGGCATCGGGCTGAAGGAGGTGTGGGAGATCAAGGCGGAAAACCACAAGCCGGGGCTGGTGGAGCACACGATCGGGTGGCCGCTGGACCGGCACACGTACGGCGGCTCGTTCCTGTACCATCTGAACGAACCGACGCCGCTGGTGGCGGTCGGGTTCGTGGTGGGGCTGGACTACGTGAACCCGTACCTGAGCCCGTTTCAGGAGTTCCAGCGGTTCAAGACGCACCCGAAGGTGCGCAGCACGTTCGAGGGCGGCAGCCGCATTGCGTACGGTGCGCGGGCACTGAACGAGGGCGGCTTCCAGAGCATTCCGAAGCTGACGTTCCCGGGCGGCTGTTTGGTGGGGTGCGGCGCCGGCTTCATGAACGTGCCGCGCGTCAAGGGCAGCCACTACGCGATGAAGAGTGGCATGCTGGCGGCGGAGAGTGCTTGCGAGGCGATCTTCTCCGGTGCGACGCAGGAAAAGGCGGGCCTGGAGCCGAAGGACTATCCCGATCG caTCAAGGAATCGTACGTGTGGAAGGATCTGTACAAGGTGCGAAACTCCCGGCCCAGCTTCCACACCGGGCTCGGCCTGTTTGGCGGTGTGGCGTACAGTGGCTTCAGCATTCTGGTCGGCGGGCGGGAACCGTGGACGCTGCACCACGGCTCACCCGACCACACCCGCCTGAAGCCGGCGAAGGAATGCAAACCGATCGAGTACCCGAAGCCGGACGGCAAGCTGACGTTCGATCTGCTCTCCTCGGTGGCGCTGACCGGCACCAACCACGAGGGCGACCAGCCGGCCCATCTGACGCTCAAGGACGACACGGTGCCGGTGAAGAACAATCTAACGATTTACGACGGCCCGGAGGCACGGTTCTGCCCGGCCGGCGTGTACGAGTACGTGGCGAACGACGAGGGCGGCAACATGAAGCTGCAGATCAACGCGCAGAACTGCATCCACTGCAAGACGTGCGACATTAAGGACGTCACGCAGAACATCAACTGGGTCGTGCCGGAGGGTGGCGGCGGCCCGGCCTACAACGGCATGTGA
- the LOC120894665 gene encoding vesicle transport protein USE1: protein MASKLEINIRSLIAQCEEIVAVDKQDWRLKKYIRSLDIMIQELEEQFDKPEDKVLEDYQNRCTELKQASSYVEPTPEEKRRLRTKPKATDPAGDDVMREVRQFHDQKYEKELRSELFNGNFSTIRRRAGQKVAENLEQTVKQYSTEQERLAEDMLKLTRNLKEQTETAGKILKKDTEIVSKSAKLTDQNTSSLTTESTKLQENSKKACKCWMWLMIVFVIITFIFMVMFMKIMKKRVY from the exons ATGGCATCGAAGTTGGAAATAAACATCCGCAGCTTGATAGCACAGTGCGAGGAGATAGTGGCGGTCGACAAACAGGACTGGCGGTTGAAAAAGTACATCCGATCGCTGGACATCATGATCCAGGAGCTGGAGGAACAGTTTGA TAAACCGGAAGACAAGGTTTTGGAGGACTATCAGAACCGCTGCACCGAACTGAAGCAAGCGTCCAGCTACGTAGAACCAACGCCGGAGGAGAAGCGACGCCTGCGAACGAAACCGAAGGCCACCGATCCGGCCGGAGACGATGTGATGCGCGAGGTGCGCCAGTTTCACGACCAAAAGTACGAAAAGGAGCTCCGCAGCGAGCTGTTCAATGGGAACTTTTCGACGATACGGCGGCGAGCGGGCCAGAAGGTGGCAGAAAATCTGGAACAAACCGTGAAACAATACTCAACCGAGCAGGAGCGGCTTGCGGAGGATATGCTTAAG TTAACGAGAAACTTAAAGGAACAGACGGAAACGGCTGGAAAGATCCTGAAGAAGGACACCGAG ATCGTTTCCAAGTCTGCCAAGCTAACTGACCAAAACACATCGTCGCTAACAACCGAATCCACCAAGCTGCAGGAAAACTCAAAGAAAGCCTGCAAATGCTGGATGTGGCTGATGATAGTATTCGTTATAATAACGTTCATAT TTATGGTAatgtttatgaaaataatgaaaaagagAGTTTACTAA